The Schistocerca nitens isolate TAMUIC-IGC-003100 chromosome 7, iqSchNite1.1, whole genome shotgun sequence genome contains a region encoding:
- the LOC126195247 gene encoding zinc finger protein rotund-like: MQRPQSADTVQARDTKRYKCTQCSKAFANSSYLTQHTRIHLGIKPYLCEICQRSFTQLSHLQQHIRTHTGDKPYKCPEPGCSKAFSQLSNLHSHSRCHQTDKPFKCNSCHKCFADEPSLIEHIPRHKESKHLKTHICQYCGKSYTQEVHLAKHMQKHADRTDKIPPLSGAEPHVPANPQGSEADGYSAIDLQTYWAKVSPDFSNVLSEAAARENMALRQMNNSPFTEQRSAASQLRDLLEQGVTHQPQDEDTDRSGNNGESADDVGENLVTKDHSPRDAISTVRLPVQTSESQQCSVSVPNPTSVYSISRSETFASSNLPPFQTVSGLMHVNHLTQHNQHVNPASQVMTSAPQYLSYVAVPLPQHGAFPSTVSQFPLSAGVVSDAPKTTSNTFPNQLISLQQIKNYAQQPLSSSLSSERLLGIKEEID; encoded by the coding sequence AGGCCTCAAAGTGCAGATACTGTCCAAGCACGTGACACGAAAAGATATAAGTGCACACAGTGTTCCAAAGCATTTGCAAACAGCTCATACCTCACACAGCATACTAGAATTCATTTGGGTATCAAGCCATACCTGTGTGAAATATGTCAGAGAAGCTTCACTCAACTCTCCCATTTGCAGCAGCACATCCGTACCCACACAGGTGACAAACCGTATAAATGTCCTGAGCCAGGCTGCAGCAAGGCTTTCTCTCAGCTGAGTAATCTTCACAGTCACTCTCGTTGCCACCAGACGGATAAGCCTTTCAAATGCAACTCATGCCATAAATGTTTTGCAGATGAGCCCTCCCTCATAGAACATATTCCCAGACACAAGGAGTCTAAACACTTGAAGACCCACATTTGCCAATATTGTGGGAAGTCATACACACAGGAAGTGCATTTGGCGAAGCATATGCAGAAACATGCAGATAGGACAGACAAGATACCACCTTTATCAGGTGCTGAACCTCATGTTCCAGCAAATCCACAAGGCAGTGAAGCAGACGGCTATTCGGCTATTGACCTTCAGACATATTGGGCCAAGGTATCTCCAGATTTCAGTAACGTTTTGTCAGAGGCTGCTGCACGGGAAAATATGGCCTTGCGACAGATGAATAATTCCCCATTTACAGAACAGCGATCTGCAGCATCCCAACTTCGTGACCTTCTTGAGCAAGGCGTGACACACCAACCACAGGATGAAGACACTGATCGCAGTGGAAACAATGGAGAGAGTGCTGATGATGTGGGTGAAAATCTGGTCACGAAAGATCATAGCCCCAGAGATGCTATAAGTACCGTTAGGCTACCAGTGCAGACATCTGAATCTCAACAGTGTTCGGTATCTGTTCCTAATCCTACTTCTGTTTATTCCATCTCTCGGAGTGAAACTTTCGCATCTTCAAATCTTCCCCCATTCCAGACTGTAAGCGGGCTCATGCACGTTAATCACCTTACCCAGCACAATCAGCATGTGAATCCTGCCTCACAGGTGATGACGTCTGCTCCACAGTATCTGTCTTATGTAGCTGTTCCTTTGCCTCAGCATGGTGCGTTTCCGTCGACAGTAAGTCAATTTCCCTTGTCAGCTGGTGTTGTGTCTGATGCTCCAAAAACCACATCCAACACATTTCCTAATCAACTTATCTCTCTGCAACAAATTAAAAACTATGCCCAGCAGCCTCTCTCTTCATCTCTATCAAGTGAACGTCTTTTGGGCATTAAGGAAGAAATTGATTAG